The Streptomyces seoulensis genome contains a region encoding:
- a CDS encoding CBM35 domain-containing protein: MTPGDNGASKPEEDDPFGYLYADGQARGAQPPSGGYGYPNAVNRVRAVGERKYGQPQQAAPTQAGAYGQPNSHYQAPETMPGGAPTSRQAMHSGGGGGRRGPNTKGLLIGAIAVVAAVVIGISVAMLNGKDDDGKTGNQADASPTQSQEAPPSPKATSTASAGELPKADAVDDAVQLAGGAAPASAVKGSKSAGGSYVGGLNQVGASVTWTVDVPKSGKYTLNVSYGVPGKDANATLTVNGTSQNRPLNLSNFAHAPEGDWERGWTHTWANLELQKGSNTVSISCGNGNQCDVNLDQFSLESGWR; the protein is encoded by the coding sequence ATGACGCCCGGCGACAACGGCGCGAGCAAGCCCGAGGAAGACGACCCGTTCGGCTACCTGTACGCCGACGGCCAGGCCAGGGGGGCCCAGCCGCCGTCCGGTGGTTACGGCTATCCCAACGCGGTCAACCGGGTGCGCGCGGTCGGCGAGCGCAAGTACGGCCAGCCGCAGCAGGCCGCTCCGACGCAGGCGGGCGCCTACGGCCAGCCGAACAGCCACTACCAGGCACCGGAGACGATGCCCGGCGGTGCTCCCACGTCCCGGCAGGCCATGCACTCCGGCGGTGGCGGCGGGCGGCGCGGACCCAACACCAAGGGTCTGCTGATCGGTGCCATCGCGGTGGTCGCGGCGGTCGTCATCGGTATCAGCGTGGCGATGCTCAACGGCAAGGACGACGACGGCAAGACCGGGAACCAGGCGGACGCGTCCCCGACCCAGTCGCAGGAGGCCCCGCCGAGCCCGAAGGCGACCAGCACGGCCTCGGCCGGTGAGCTGCCGAAGGCCGACGCGGTCGACGACGCGGTGCAGCTCGCGGGCGGCGCCGCCCCGGCCTCCGCCGTCAAGGGCTCGAAGTCGGCCGGCGGCTCCTACGTGGGCGGCCTGAACCAGGTCGGCGCCTCGGTGACCTGGACGGTGGACGTGCCGAAGTCCGGCAAGTACACGCTGAACGTCAGCTACGGCGTGCCGGGCAAGGACGCGAACGCCACCCTGACGGTGAACGGCACCTCGCAGAACCGTCCGCTGAACCTGTCCAACTTCGCCCATGCCCCCGAGGGCGACTGGGAGCGCGGCTGGACCCACACCTGGGCCAACCTGGAGCTCCAGAAGGGGTCCAACACCGTCAGCATCTCCTGCGGCAACGGCAACCAGTGCGACGTCAACCTGGACCAGTTCTCGCTGGAGTCCGGCTGGCGGTAG
- a CDS encoding 1-phosphofructokinase family hexose kinase — translation MILTVTLNTALDITYRVTSLRPHAEHRVSEVVERPGGKGVNVARVLAALGYEVTATGFAGGPTGEVLRERLAAGAGVTDALVPVAGATRRTIAVVDELTGDTTQLNEPGPHVTPAEWAGFLRAYDALLADASAVALCGSLPPGVPVGAYAGLIRVARSAGVPVLLDTGGEPLRRGIAARPDIVKPNASELAELTGSHEPARATRDARRRGAQAVVASLGPDGLLASTPEGHWRAAPPSRLRGNPSGAGDAAVAGILSALVDGDSWPARLTRATALSAAAVLAPTAGEFDPAAYERLLGQTTVTDEESAA, via the coding sequence TTGATCCTCACGGTCACGCTGAACACCGCTCTCGACATCACGTACCGCGTGACGTCGCTGCGGCCGCACGCCGAGCACCGGGTGTCGGAGGTCGTGGAGCGGCCCGGCGGCAAGGGCGTCAACGTGGCCCGCGTGCTCGCCGCGCTCGGCTACGAGGTCACGGCCACCGGTTTCGCGGGCGGCCCGACCGGCGAGGTGCTGCGCGAGCGGCTCGCGGCCGGCGCCGGGGTCACCGACGCGCTGGTCCCGGTGGCCGGGGCGACCCGCCGCACGATCGCCGTGGTGGACGAACTGACCGGTGACACCACCCAGTTGAACGAGCCCGGCCCGCACGTCACCCCGGCCGAGTGGGCCGGCTTCCTGCGCGCATACGACGCCCTGCTGGCGGACGCCTCGGCGGTCGCCCTGTGCGGCAGCCTGCCGCCCGGCGTCCCGGTCGGCGCGTACGCGGGGCTGATACGGGTGGCCCGGTCGGCCGGGGTGCCGGTGCTGCTGGACACGGGCGGGGAGCCGCTGCGGCGCGGGATCGCCGCCCGGCCCGACATCGTCAAGCCCAACGCCTCGGAACTGGCGGAACTCACCGGCTCCCACGAGCCGGCCCGCGCCACCCGCGACGCCCGCCGCCGGGGCGCCCAGGCGGTCGTCGCCTCCCTGGGCCCGGACGGTCTGCTGGCCTCGACCCCCGAGGGCCACTGGCGCGCGGCCCCGCCCTCCCGCCTGCGCGGCAATCCGTCCGGCGCGGGCGACGCGGCGGTCGCGGGCATCCTCTCCGCCCTGGTGGACGGAGACTCCTGGCCGGCCCGCCTGACCCGCGCCACCGCTCTCTCGGCGGCGGCCGTACTGGCGCCCACGGCGGGGGAGTTCGACCCGGCGGCCTACGAACGGCTGCTGGGCCAGACCACCGTCACGGACGAGGAGTCGGCGGCGTAG
- the nagA gene encoding N-acetylglucosamine-6-phosphate deacetylase translates to MANESAPSGGRPLVLTGGTVVLPTGEVPGGRVAVDGRRIAQAAPEGADVLDVTGHWVVPGFVDLHNHGGGGAAFSGSAEDALTAVRTHREHGTTTLVASTVTDDLDVLARQAALLAELAEQGDIAGVHFEGPFISPCRKGAHSEALLRDPDPAEVRKLIDAARGHARMVTLATELPGGIDSVRLLAEQGVIAAVGHTDASYEQTVAAIDAGATVATHLFNAMPPIGHRDPGPITALLEDERVTVELINDGTHLHPAALQLAFHHAGAGRVAFITDAMDAAGSGDGRYLLGPLEVEVQGGVARLVEGGSIAGSTLTLDRAFQRAVTVDGLPVTDVVAALSANPARLLGMADRVGSLEPGKDADLVLLDADFTLKGVMRRGEWVLAPQLP, encoded by the coding sequence ATGGCCAACGAGAGCGCACCTTCGGGCGGCCGTCCGCTGGTGCTCACCGGCGGCACCGTGGTGCTGCCCACCGGCGAGGTGCCCGGCGGGCGGGTCGCCGTCGACGGCCGCCGGATCGCACAGGCCGCGCCCGAGGGCGCCGACGTGCTCGACGTGACCGGCCACTGGGTGGTCCCCGGCTTCGTGGACCTGCACAACCACGGCGGCGGCGGAGCCGCCTTCTCCGGCAGCGCCGAGGACGCGCTCACCGCCGTCCGCACCCACCGGGAGCACGGCACCACCACGCTGGTCGCCTCCACCGTCACCGACGACCTGGACGTGCTGGCCCGCCAGGCAGCGCTGCTCGCCGAGCTGGCCGAGCAGGGCGACATCGCGGGTGTCCACTTCGAGGGCCCGTTCATCTCCCCGTGCCGCAAGGGCGCGCACTCGGAGGCGCTGCTGCGCGACCCGGACCCGGCCGAGGTCCGCAAGCTGATCGACGCCGCGCGCGGCCACGCCAGGATGGTCACCCTCGCCACCGAACTGCCGGGCGGCATCGACTCCGTACGCCTCCTCGCCGAGCAGGGCGTGATCGCGGCCGTCGGACACACCGACGCGAGCTACGAGCAGACGGTCGCCGCCATCGACGCGGGCGCCACCGTCGCCACCCACCTCTTCAACGCGATGCCGCCCATCGGGCACCGCGACCCCGGCCCCATCACCGCGCTGCTGGAGGACGAGCGGGTCACCGTCGAGCTGATCAACGACGGTACGCATCTGCACCCGGCCGCACTCCAGTTGGCGTTCCACCACGCGGGCGCCGGCCGGGTCGCCTTCATCACCGACGCGATGGACGCGGCGGGCTCCGGCGACGGCCGCTATCTGCTCGGCCCGCTGGAGGTCGAGGTGCAGGGCGGCGTGGCCCGGCTGGTGGAGGGCGGCTCGATCGCGGGCTCCACGCTGACCCTGGACCGCGCCTTCCAGCGGGCGGTCACCGTGGACGGGCTGCCGGTCACGGACGTGGTGGCGGCGCTGTCGGCCAACCCGGCCCGGCTGCTCGGCATGGCGGACCGGGTCGGCTCGCTGGAGCCCGGCAAGGACGCCGACCTGGTGCTGCTGGACGCCGACTTCACGCTCAAGGGCGTCATGCGCCGGGGTGAATGGGTCCTCGCGCCCCAACTGCCCTGA
- a CDS encoding ROK family protein, with amino-acid sequence MRHVIALDVGGTSMKAALVGEDGAVLHHARRATGRESGPEAVVENLLAFAAELRAHGADHLGAPALAAGVAVPGTVDEARGVALYSANLGWRDVPLRALLAERLGMPVALGHDVRTGGLAEGRAGAGRGADRFLFVALGTGIAGAIGLAGRVEAGANGFAGEIGHIVVRPGGDPCPCGQAGCLERYASAAAVGTAWAGAGGGADADAADCARAVAAGDPDAARVWAEAVDALADGLVTALTLLDPGTLIVGGGLAEAGDVLFGPLRAAIERRITFQSAPTLLPAALGDGAGCLGAALLAQDLLSITPQTTEVST; translated from the coding sequence GTGAGACATGTCATCGCCCTGGACGTGGGCGGTACCTCGATGAAGGCCGCGCTCGTCGGCGAGGACGGCGCGGTGCTGCACCACGCCCGCCGCGCGACGGGCCGCGAGAGCGGGCCCGAAGCGGTCGTCGAGAACCTCCTCGCCTTCGCCGCCGAGCTGCGCGCGCACGGCGCCGACCATCTCGGCGCCCCTGCGCTGGCGGCCGGAGTGGCCGTCCCCGGCACCGTCGACGAGGCGCGGGGCGTCGCCCTCTACTCCGCCAACCTCGGCTGGCGCGACGTACCGCTGCGCGCCCTGCTCGCCGAGCGGCTCGGCATGCCCGTGGCCCTCGGCCACGACGTGCGCACCGGCGGCCTGGCCGAGGGCCGCGCCGGGGCCGGCCGGGGCGCCGACCGCTTCCTGTTCGTGGCGCTGGGCACCGGGATCGCCGGGGCGATCGGCCTGGCCGGCCGGGTCGAGGCGGGCGCGAACGGCTTCGCCGGGGAGATCGGGCACATCGTCGTCCGCCCGGGCGGCGACCCGTGCCCCTGCGGACAGGCGGGCTGCCTGGAGCGGTACGCCTCCGCGGCGGCCGTCGGCACCGCCTGGGCCGGGGCCGGCGGCGGCGCGGACGCGGATGCCGCCGACTGCGCGCGGGCCGTCGCCGCCGGGGACCCGGACGCCGCGCGCGTATGGGCCGAGGCGGTGGACGCGCTCGCCGACGGCCTCGTCACCGCGCTCACCCTGCTCGACCCCGGCACACTGATCGTCGGCGGCGGTCTCGCCGAGGCCGGTGACGTGCTGTTCGGCCCGCTGCGGGCGGCCATCGAGCGCCGGATCACCTTCCAGAGCGCGCCCACCCTCCTCCCGGCCGCCCTCGGCGACGGCGCCGGATGCCTGGGCGCGGCGCTGCTCGCCCAGGACCTGCTGAGCATCACCCCCCAGACCACGGAGGTAAGCACCTGA
- a CDS encoding extracellular solute-binding protein — MVSALGMTAMLGGCGSTGSSEVTLKLVAADYGDSAANSSKKYWAGLVDAYEAKHPDVKVQVSVYSWNDVDAKVKEMVDGGHAPDMAQIGAYADYAASDKLYPMSDTLSIGTQADFVPQLAEAGDWNHTPYAMPFAASTRVLFYNKSLFQQAGITPPSTWDELAADAEALKAKGVQYPFALPLGPEEAQAETMQWLLSGGSGYTDDIGTYTIDSAVNGETFTWLKDDLVGKGLTGPVAPGRLNRATAFAAFANGQVGMLNGHPTLIRQAEAKGVKFGMVPMPGRTGRARAAMGVTDWMLAFKQNGHAAQIGSFLDFVYDQKNVLDFSRKYGLLPVTTSASEVMSQSKASTDVPLHAFLEQMPTAEQYPVNKTSWAAVSAAVKKDIGQAVSPTGSPAGVLTRLQAAATAADSSAMSQG, encoded by the coding sequence GTGGTGTCCGCACTGGGCATGACGGCGATGCTCGGCGGCTGTGGGAGCACGGGCTCCTCAGAGGTGACCCTCAAGCTGGTCGCCGCCGACTACGGCGACTCCGCCGCCAACAGCTCCAAGAAGTACTGGGCCGGCCTGGTCGACGCGTACGAGGCGAAGCACCCCGATGTGAAGGTCCAGGTCAGCGTCTACTCCTGGAACGACGTCGACGCCAAGGTCAAGGAGATGGTGGACGGCGGGCACGCCCCCGACATGGCCCAGATCGGCGCGTACGCCGACTACGCGGCCTCGGACAAGCTGTACCCGATGTCCGACACGCTCTCCATCGGCACCCAGGCCGACTTCGTGCCGCAGCTCGCCGAGGCGGGCGACTGGAACCACACGCCGTACGCGATGCCGTTCGCGGCCTCCACCCGCGTGCTCTTCTACAACAAGTCGCTCTTCCAGCAGGCCGGCATCACCCCGCCCAGCACCTGGGACGAACTGGCCGCCGACGCCGAGGCGCTCAAGGCCAAGGGTGTGCAGTACCCCTTCGCGCTGCCGCTCGGCCCGGAGGAGGCGCAGGCCGAGACCATGCAGTGGCTGCTCAGCGGCGGCAGCGGCTACACCGACGACATCGGCACCTACACCATCGACTCGGCGGTGAACGGCGAGACGTTCACCTGGCTCAAGGACGACCTGGTGGGCAAGGGCCTCACCGGGCCCGTCGCCCCCGGCCGCCTCAACCGCGCCACCGCCTTCGCCGCGTTCGCCAACGGCCAGGTCGGCATGCTCAACGGGCACCCCACGCTGATCCGGCAGGCCGAGGCGAAGGGCGTGAAGTTCGGCATGGTCCCGATGCCGGGCCGCACCGGCCGGGCCAGGGCCGCGATGGGCGTCACCGACTGGATGCTGGCCTTCAAGCAGAACGGCCACGCCGCCCAGATCGGCAGCTTCCTCGACTTCGTGTACGACCAGAAGAACGTGCTCGACTTCTCCCGCAAGTACGGCCTGCTGCCCGTCACCACCTCCGCCTCCGAGGTGATGAGCCAGTCGAAGGCGTCCACCGACGTCCCGCTGCACGCCTTCCTGGAGCAGATGCCGACCGCCGAGCAGTACCCGGTGAACAAGACCTCCTGGGCGGCGGTCAGCGCGGCCGTGAAGAAGGACATCGGGCAGGCGGTCTCCCCCACGGGCAGCCCCGCGGGCGTCCTCACCCGGCTCCAGGCCGCCGCCACGGCGGCCGACAGCTCCGCCATGTCCCAGGGCTGA
- a CDS encoding DUF3263 domain-containing protein, translating into MELGSREKAILALERRGFPGPGAKERAIREQLGLAPVRYYQLLNALLDDERALAHDPVTVNRLRRVRETRRSER; encoded by the coding sequence ATGGAACTCGGCAGCCGTGAGAAGGCGATCCTCGCGCTGGAGCGCCGGGGCTTTCCCGGCCCCGGCGCGAAGGAGCGCGCCATCCGCGAGCAGCTCGGCCTCGCCCCGGTCCGCTACTACCAGCTCCTCAACGCCCTCCTGGACGACGAGCGCGCCCTCGCCCACGACCCGGTGACCGTCAACCGCCTGCGCCGGGTCCGCGAGACGAGACGGTCCGAACGCTGA
- the otsB gene encoding trehalose-phosphatase — translation MGIPDKDSATTPEDHPLPVPVTQAGRDGLRGLLDRPRTAVIGLDFDGTLAPIVADPDQARAHPGAVPALAALAPKVASVAVVTGRPAGVAVRHGGFAGVPGLEHLVVLGHYGAERWDAATGTVTAPAPHPGIAAVRAELPGVLDRAGAWPGTWIEEKGRAVAVHTRRAEDPEAAFDTLRAPLTDLATRHGLIVEPGRLVLELRPPGMDKGVALLDHLRATGAESVLYAGDDLGDLPAFAALEKLRSDGVPALLVCSGSTEVTELAERADLVVDGPGGVVELLESLAAHTG, via the coding sequence ATGGGCATCCCTGATAAGGACTCCGCCACCACTCCCGAGGACCACCCGCTGCCGGTCCCGGTGACCCAGGCAGGCCGCGACGGTCTGCGGGGGCTGCTGGACCGGCCGCGCACCGCCGTGATCGGCCTGGACTTCGACGGCACGCTGGCCCCCATCGTCGCCGACCCCGACCAGGCCCGCGCCCACCCCGGCGCCGTGCCCGCGCTCGCCGCCCTCGCGCCGAAGGTGGCCTCCGTCGCGGTGGTCACCGGCCGCCCCGCCGGGGTCGCCGTCCGCCACGGCGGCTTCGCCGGGGTCCCGGGCCTGGAACACCTGGTCGTCCTCGGCCACTACGGCGCCGAGCGCTGGGACGCCGCGACCGGCACCGTCACCGCGCCCGCCCCGCACCCCGGCATCGCCGCGGTCCGCGCGGAACTCCCCGGAGTCCTCGACCGGGCCGGTGCCTGGCCCGGCACCTGGATCGAGGAGAAGGGCCGCGCGGTCGCCGTCCACACCCGCCGCGCCGAGGACCCCGAAGCCGCCTTCGACACCCTCCGCGCCCCCCTCACCGACCTCGCCACCCGCCACGGCCTCATCGTCGAACCCGGCCGCCTCGTCCTCGAACTCCGCCCGCCCGGCATGGACAAGGGCGTGGCCCTCCTGGACCACCTCCGCGCCACCGGCGCCGAATCCGTCCTGTACGCCGGCGACGACCTCGGCGACCTCCCCGCCTTCGCGGCCCTCGAAAAACTCCGCTCCGACGGAGTCCCCGCCCTCCTGGTCTGCAGCGGCAGCACAGAGGTGACGGAACTGGCCGAGCGTGCGGACCTGGTGGTGGACGGGCCTGGGGGAGTGGTGGAGCTGCTGGAGAGCCTCGCGGCCCACACCGGCTGA
- a CDS encoding alpha,alpha-trehalose-phosphate synthase (UDP-forming) → MASTQGAEVLVASNRGPVSYTVGPDGALSSRRGGGGLVSGLSAIGPDTDAVWVCAALGDGDREAVRRADGALLPAEDTGGQRVRMLDIDAQVYADAYNGIANSALWFVHHMMYQTPLEPVFDADFRRQWDAYRAYNQAFAEALAEEAAPGAAVLIQDYHLALAPRMLRKLRPDLRIGHFSHTPWAPPDYFRLLPDDIAAELLTGILGADRAAFLTRRWADAFTDCCHAVLGPGIPSGTEIGVHGLGADADFLRERAHRADVDERMALLREEIGEGRRTIVRVDRTELSKNIVRGLLAYRRLLEDHPEWRERVVHVAFAYPSRQDLALYRSYMEEVRRVAEEINSEYGTPGWTPVLLHLDDDFARSLAAYRLADVALVNPIRDGMNLVAKEVPVVSDEGVALVLSREAGAYEELAEHAITVNPYDIVGTAEALHEALTLPETDRSERSKHLATAATALPPTKWFLDQLDALRG, encoded by the coding sequence ATGGCTTCAACGCAGGGTGCCGAGGTGCTGGTCGCGTCCAATCGCGGCCCGGTTTCGTACACGGTGGGTCCGGACGGGGCGCTGAGCTCCCGGCGGGGCGGCGGCGGTCTCGTCTCCGGTCTGTCGGCGATCGGCCCGGACACCGACGCGGTGTGGGTGTGCGCCGCGCTCGGCGACGGTGACCGGGAGGCGGTGCGGCGCGCGGACGGCGCGCTGCTGCCGGCCGAGGACACCGGCGGTCAGCGGGTGCGGATGCTGGACATCGACGCGCAGGTCTACGCCGACGCGTACAACGGCATCGCCAACTCGGCGCTGTGGTTCGTGCACCACATGATGTACCAGACGCCGCTGGAGCCGGTCTTCGACGCGGATTTCCGCCGGCAGTGGGACGCGTACCGCGCCTACAACCAGGCGTTCGCCGAGGCGCTGGCCGAGGAGGCGGCGCCGGGGGCGGCGGTGCTGATCCAGGACTACCACCTGGCGCTGGCCCCCCGGATGCTGCGCAAGCTCCGCCCCGACCTGCGCATCGGGCACTTCTCGCACACCCCCTGGGCGCCGCCGGACTACTTCCGCCTGCTCCCGGACGACATCGCGGCCGAGCTGCTGACCGGCATCCTGGGCGCGGACCGGGCCGCCTTCCTGACCCGGCGCTGGGCGGACGCGTTCACCGACTGCTGTCACGCGGTACTGGGCCCCGGCATCCCCTCCGGCACGGAGATCGGGGTGCACGGGCTGGGCGCGGACGCGGACTTCCTGCGGGAGCGGGCGCACCGGGCGGACGTGGACGAGCGGATGGCGCTGCTGCGGGAGGAGATCGGCGAGGGGCGCCGGACGATCGTCCGCGTGGACCGCACCGAGCTGTCCAAGAACATCGTGCGCGGCCTGCTGGCGTACCGCCGCCTGCTGGAGGACCACCCGGAGTGGCGCGAGCGCGTGGTCCACGTGGCCTTCGCCTACCCCTCCCGCCAGGACCTCGCCCTGTACCGCTCCTACATGGAGGAGGTACGCCGGGTCGCGGAGGAGATCAACTCCGAGTACGGCACGCCCGGTTGGACCCCGGTCCTCCTCCACCTCGACGACGACTTCGCCCGCTCCCTGGCCGCGTACCGCCTGGCCGACGTGGCCCTCGTGAACCCCATCCGCGACGGCATGAACCTGGTGGCCAAGGAGGTCCCGGTCGTGTCGGACGAGGGTGTCGCCCTGGTCCTGTCCCGCGAGGCGGGCGCCTACGAGGAACTCGCCGAGCACGCGATCACGGTCAACCCGTACGACATCGTCGGCACGGCGGAAGCCCTCCACGAGGCCCTGACCCTCCCGGAGACGGACCGCTCCGAACGCTCGAAGCACTTGGCGACAGCGGCGACCGCCCTGCCCCCAACCAAGTGGTTCCTGGACCAGTTGGACGCGCTGCGGGGCTGA
- a CDS encoding glucosyl-3-phosphoglycerate synthase, whose protein sequence is MLEETERWLATRSWSVADRPLHRVLAAKQRSGQRVSVVLPALNEEETVGEIVSVIRHDLVSQAPLVDEIVVVDSGSTDATAEVAAAAGARVVHRDEILPRLPAVPGKGEVLWRSLLATSGDVVAFVDADLKEFSSDFVLGIVGPLLTDPGIDLVKAMYDRPLGGAAGQGGRVTELMARPLLNMHWPQLAGFVQPLGGEYAARRSLLERLPFPVGYGVELGMLVDSLHLVGLDALAQVDVGVRKHRHQDGQALGRMAAAIYRTAQLRLARGHLVRPALTQFERGVEGFEPRTYSVDTEERPPMAEIAEYAARRVA, encoded by the coding sequence ATGCTGGAAGAAACCGAACGCTGGCTGGCCACCCGCTCCTGGTCCGTGGCCGACCGCCCGCTGCACCGCGTCCTGGCCGCCAAGCAGCGCTCCGGGCAGCGCGTGTCCGTGGTGCTGCCCGCGCTGAACGAGGAGGAGACGGTCGGGGAGATCGTCTCCGTGATCCGGCACGACCTGGTCTCCCAGGCGCCGCTGGTGGACGAGATAGTCGTGGTGGACTCCGGGTCCACCGACGCGACCGCCGAGGTGGCGGCCGCCGCGGGCGCGCGGGTCGTGCACCGGGACGAGATCCTGCCCCGGCTGCCCGCCGTGCCCGGCAAGGGCGAGGTGCTGTGGCGCTCCCTGCTGGCGACCAGCGGGGACGTCGTGGCCTTCGTGGACGCCGACCTGAAGGAGTTCTCCTCCGACTTCGTCCTCGGCATCGTGGGCCCGCTGCTCACCGATCCGGGGATCGACCTGGTCAAGGCGATGTACGACCGTCCGCTGGGCGGGGCTGCCGGGCAGGGCGGCCGGGTGACCGAGCTGATGGCGCGCCCGCTGCTGAACATGCACTGGCCGCAGCTCGCGGGGTTCGTGCAGCCGCTGGGCGGGGAGTACGCGGCCCGCCGCTCGCTGCTGGAGCGGCTGCCGTTCCCGGTGGGGTACGGGGTCGAGCTGGGGATGCTGGTGGACTCGCTGCATCTGGTCGGGCTGGACGCGCTGGCCCAGGTGGACGTGGGGGTGCGCAAGCACCGGCACCAGGACGGGCAGGCGCTCGGGCGGATGGCGGCGGCGATCTACCGCACCGCGCAGCTCCGGCTCGCGCGCGGGCACCTGGTGCGGCCGGCGCTGACCCAGTTCGAGCGGGGGGTGGAGGGTTTCGAGCCGCGTACGTATTCGGTGGACACCGAGGAGCGGCCGCCGATGGCGGAGATCGCGGAGTACGCGGCGCGGAGGGTGGCGTGA
- the thrC gene encoding threonine synthase yields MAVQTVATPTVDLGPAAALSCRECGHRVPLGPVFACEECFGPLEIAYDFSAYDTEKLRTRIESGPANIWRYAPLLPVPADVAGKPNLNPGWTPLVKADRLAAELGVTGGLFVKDDSGNPTHSFKDRVVAQALEAARAFGFTTLSCSSTGNLAGAVGAAAARAGLRSCVFIPHDLEQGKVVMAAVYGGELVGIEGNYDDVNRFCSELIGDPAGEGWGFVNVNLRPYYAEGSKTLAYEICEQLGWKLPDQLVVPIASGSQLTKIDKGLKELIALGLVEDRPYKIFGAQAEGCSPVSAAYKAGHDVVRPQKPDTIAKSLAIGNPADGPYVLDIARRTGGAVEDVTDPQIVDAIKLLARTEGIFAETAGGVTVGVTRKLIESGALDPSLTTVVLNTGDGLKTLDAVAGTGLTATIRPNLDSFREAGLA; encoded by the coding sequence ATGGCTGTGCAGACCGTCGCCACCCCCACCGTAGATCTCGGCCCCGCCGCCGCGCTGAGCTGTCGCGAGTGCGGACACCGCGTCCCGCTCGGCCCCGTCTTCGCCTGCGAGGAATGCTTCGGGCCGCTGGAGATCGCCTACGACTTCTCCGCGTACGACACCGAGAAGCTCCGGACGCGCATCGAGTCCGGCCCGGCGAACATCTGGCGCTACGCCCCGCTGCTGCCCGTCCCCGCCGACGTGGCCGGCAAGCCGAACCTCAACCCCGGCTGGACCCCGCTGGTCAAGGCCGACCGCCTGGCGGCCGAACTCGGCGTCACCGGCGGGCTGTTCGTGAAGGACGACTCCGGCAACCCGACGCACTCCTTCAAGGACCGCGTCGTCGCCCAGGCGCTGGAGGCCGCCCGCGCCTTCGGCTTCACCACCCTCTCCTGCTCCTCCACCGGCAACCTGGCCGGCGCGGTCGGCGCAGCCGCCGCCCGCGCGGGCCTGCGCTCGTGCGTGTTCATCCCGCACGACCTGGAGCAGGGCAAGGTCGTCATGGCCGCCGTCTACGGCGGCGAGCTGGTCGGCATCGAGGGCAACTACGACGACGTGAACCGCTTCTGCTCCGAGCTGATCGGCGACCCGGCCGGCGAGGGCTGGGGCTTCGTCAACGTCAACCTCCGGCCGTACTACGCCGAGGGCTCCAAGACGCTGGCGTACGAGATCTGCGAGCAGCTCGGCTGGAAGCTGCCCGACCAGCTCGTGGTGCCGATCGCCTCCGGCTCCCAGCTCACCAAGATCGACAAGGGGCTGAAGGAGCTGATCGCGCTCGGCCTGGTCGAGGACAGGCCGTACAAGATCTTCGGCGCCCAGGCGGAGGGCTGCTCGCCGGTGTCGGCCGCGTACAAGGCGGGCCACGACGTGGTGCGGCCCCAGAAGCCGGACACCATCGCCAAGTCCCTCGCCATCGGCAACCCGGCGGACGGGCCGTACGTGCTGGACATCGCGCGCCGGACCGGGGGCGCGGTGGAGGATGTGACGGACCCGCAGATCGTGGACGCCATCAAGCTGCTGGCCCGCACCGAGGGCATCTTCGCCGAGACGGCGGGCGGGGTGACGGTCGGCGTCACCCGCAAGCTGATCGAATCCGGTGCGCTGGACCCCTCGCTCACCACCGTCGTCCTCAACACCGGCGACGGCCTCAAGACCCTGGACGCGGTCGCCGGCACCGGTCTGACCGCGACCATCCGCCCGAACCTGGACTCCTTCCGAGAGGCTGGCCTCGCATGA
- a CDS encoding MoaD/ThiS family protein, whose translation MSVTVRIPTILRTYTGGQAEVPAEGGTLAEVIEDLEKHHTGIAARVLDDQGKLRRFVNVYVNDDDVRFEGGLQAATPDGAGVSIIPAVAGG comes from the coding sequence ATGAGCGTGACCGTTCGCATCCCGACCATCCTGCGTACCTACACCGGCGGCCAGGCCGAGGTCCCCGCCGAGGGCGGCACGCTCGCGGAGGTCATCGAGGACCTGGAGAAGCACCACACGGGCATCGCCGCACGCGTGCTGGACGACCAGGGCAAGCTGCGCCGTTTCGTGAATGTGTACGTCAATGACGACGACGTGCGTTTCGAGGGCGGACTTCAGGCCGCCACCCCCGACGGTGCGGGTGTCTCCATCATTCCGGCGGTCGCCGGCGGCTGA
- a CDS encoding cold-shock protein, with translation MAQGTVKWFNAEKGYGFIAVDGGADVFVHYSAIQMDGYRSLEEGQRVEFEISQGQKGPQADMVRVTA, from the coding sequence ATGGCTCAGGGCACCGTCAAGTGGTTCAACGCGGAGAAGGGGTACGGCTTCATCGCGGTCGACGGTGGTGCGGACGTCTTCGTCCACTACAGCGCGATTCAGATGGACGGCTACCGCAGCCTGGAAGAGGGTCAGCGGGTCGAGTTCGAGATCTCGCAGGGTCAGAAGGGCCCGCAGGCCGACATGGTTCGCGTCACCGCCTGA